A genomic window from Candidatus Andeanibacterium colombiense includes:
- a CDS encoding MFS transporter has translation MSETERQIDAVSAATPEGEVPDLGGKPATVLAMSRAVPITVGACFFMEGLDSTIIATSLPRIAHAMNVSASEIGISLTAYLVSVSIWMSASGWLADRFEAKRIFIASIAVFVLGSLLCGLSGSLPQLVAGRFLQGVGGALMTPVGRLILARSFPREELVRAMSYMIIPGLLGPMLGPIVGGWITTTLDWRWIFFINLPLGVIGVGLALRLLPQVEATGTARFDFLGFGLVAVALVALQVALEIVAAESAVSDKALIALATGIAASAAYWFHARSGEPILDLKLFRYRAFRVAVLGGSFSRLVLGASMFLFPLFFQLGLGGSAVVAGYLMAVLAFGQIALRLGLDPLLKRLGIRSLLIFNSGTMGVLLAALLLFHAGDSFWILGGFMFVFGLVHSIQLSTLAGLNFSGLPADALGRATSVAAVVQRLAMALGISLTAILLGYSAVGGQTVRASFTMPTLVLAGIMLLSIVSFLALRQGDGDDLLKQAK, from the coding sequence GTGAGCGAGACCGAACGCCAGATCGACGCCGTTTCCGCCGCGACACCCGAAGGCGAAGTTCCCGATCTCGGCGGCAAGCCCGCTACGGTGCTCGCCATGTCGCGCGCGGTGCCGATCACGGTCGGTGCGTGCTTTTTCATGGAGGGGCTCGACAGCACGATCATCGCGACCTCGCTTCCGCGGATCGCACATGCGATGAATGTCAGTGCGAGCGAAATCGGGATTTCGCTGACCGCCTATCTCGTCAGCGTGTCGATCTGGATGTCGGCGTCGGGCTGGCTCGCCGACCGGTTCGAGGCGAAGCGCATCTTCATCGCGTCGATCGCGGTGTTCGTGCTCGGCTCGCTGCTTTGCGGCCTCAGCGGCAGCCTGCCGCAACTGGTCGCGGGGCGCTTCCTGCAAGGGGTGGGCGGGGCATTGATGACCCCGGTCGGCCGGCTGATCCTTGCCCGCAGCTTCCCGCGCGAGGAACTGGTGCGCGCGATGAGCTACATGATCATCCCCGGCCTGCTCGGGCCGATGCTTGGGCCGATCGTCGGCGGATGGATCACCACCACACTCGACTGGCGCTGGATATTCTTCATCAACCTGCCGCTCGGCGTGATCGGGGTCGGGCTGGCGCTGCGGTTGCTCCCTCAGGTCGAGGCGACCGGGACCGCGCGATTCGATTTTCTCGGCTTCGGGCTGGTGGCGGTCGCGCTGGTCGCGCTCCAGGTTGCGCTGGAGATCGTCGCGGCCGAGAGTGCGGTCAGCGACAAGGCGCTGATCGCGCTGGCTACGGGCATCGCCGCATCGGCTGCCTATTGGTTCCATGCGCGCAGCGGCGAGCCGATCCTCGATCTCAAACTGTTCCGCTACCGCGCGTTCAGGGTGGCGGTGCTGGGCGGGTCGTTCTCGCGGCTGGTGCTGGGAGCGTCGATGTTCCTGTTTCCGTTGTTTTTCCAGCTCGGCCTCGGCGGGTCGGCGGTGGTCGCCGGCTATCTGATGGCGGTGCTCGCCTTCGGCCAGATCGCACTCCGGCTCGGGCTCGATCCGTTGCTCAAGCGGCTCGGGATCAGGTCGTTGCTGATTTTCAACAGCGGCACGATGGGCGTGCTGCTCGCCGCGTTGCTGCTGTTCCATGCAGGCGACAGCTTCTGGATCCTCGGCGGGTTCATGTTCGTGTTCGGGCTGGTCCATTCGATCCAGCTGTCGACGCTCGCGGGGCTCAACTTCTCCGGCCTGCCTGCCGATGCACTGGGTCGCGCGACCTCGGTCGCGGCGGTGGTCCAGCGCCTCGCGATGGCCCTTGGGATCAGCCTGACCGCGATATTGCTGGGCTATTCCGCGGTCGGCGGACAGACCGTGCGCGCATCCTTCACCATGCCCACGCTGGTGCTGGCCGGGATCATGCTGCTGTCGATCGTCAGCTTCCTCGCGCTGAGGCAGGGCGACGGCGACGACCTGCTCAAGCAGGCGAAATAG
- a CDS encoding SUMF1/EgtB/PvdO family nonheme iron enzyme: MAGEAEVNRCALAPILLGTALAGLAACSSAPRDMPKMIELKPGSFLMGAPEGADAQQGTPQHRVTIKGFRLAETPVTFAEYDEFAKATGRPLPQDDGLGRGANPVINIDRGDALAYIDWLNRTAGGGYRLPSEAEWEYAARAGTTTDFYWGNEPDPGMANTRTNGGRDHFTYTSPVKSFPANPWGFYDMSGNVWERTADCLFADYTGAPTDGSPHVEPGCGIHMVRGGDYSSSRRGQKPTARAAAGDHFRSGSLGFRVAQDLTAE, from the coding sequence ATGGCTGGAGAAGCAGAAGTGAACCGCTGCGCCTTAGCCCCCATTCTTCTTGGCACCGCGCTGGCCGGGCTGGCAGCCTGTTCGTCGGCACCCCGCGATATGCCGAAGATGATCGAGCTCAAGCCCGGCAGCTTTCTGATGGGCGCGCCCGAAGGCGCCGATGCGCAGCAGGGTACGCCGCAGCACCGGGTGACGATCAAGGGCTTCCGCCTGGCCGAAACCCCGGTGACCTTCGCCGAATACGATGAATTCGCGAAGGCGACCGGCCGCCCGCTGCCGCAGGACGACGGGCTCGGCCGCGGCGCGAACCCGGTGATCAATATCGATCGGGGCGATGCGCTTGCCTATATCGACTGGCTGAACCGGACCGCCGGCGGCGGCTACCGCCTGCCCAGCGAAGCCGAGTGGGAATATGCCGCGCGCGCCGGGACCACGACCGACTTCTACTGGGGCAACGAACCCGATCCGGGCATGGCGAACACCCGCACCAATGGCGGACGCGACCATTTCACCTACACCTCTCCGGTCAAAAGCTTCCCTGCCAATCCCTGGGGTTTCTACGACATGTCGGGCAATGTCTGGGAACGGACCGCCGATTGCCTGTTCGCCGACTACACCGGCGCCCCGACCGACGGCAGCCCGCATGTCGAACCGGGCTGCGGGATCCACATGGTCCGCGGCGGCGACTATTCGAGCTCCAGGCGCGGTCAGAAACCGACCGCGCGAGCCGCGGCCGGCGATCACTTCCGGTCAGGCAGCCTGGGCTTCCGGGTGGCACAGGATCTGACGGCCGAATAG
- a CDS encoding c-type cytochrome, with product MKPLHRLAVVTLGSAGALALAAAGLAADAPQPVKLSWLSPPGDAARGAKIAAVCLSCHAAGAPATDPVAPRLHRQRVSYLFAAVAAFRSGERQSPLMGPMVKDLSDQDLRDVAVYLAGEMLDKPPKSNEADPYYRYARAHCTMCHGESGIGEMEGMPVLTGQDPAYLRNALEEYRKGIRKDPTMREVAGNLTPADEQGMAAYFAQYQWLEKQK from the coding sequence ATGAAACCGCTCCATCGCCTCGCGGTCGTGACGCTCGGATCGGCCGGCGCGCTCGCGCTCGCCGCCGCCGGGCTGGCGGCCGATGCTCCGCAGCCGGTCAAATTGTCATGGCTCTCCCCGCCCGGCGATGCGGCCAGGGGCGCGAAGATCGCCGCGGTCTGCCTCTCTTGCCATGCGGCGGGCGCCCCGGCGACCGACCCGGTCGCCCCCAGGCTTCACCGCCAACGCGTGAGCTACCTGTTCGCCGCCGTGGCCGCCTTCCGCAGCGGTGAGCGTCAAAGTCCGCTCATGGGGCCGATGGTCAAGGATCTGTCCGACCAGGACCTGCGCGATGTAGCCGTCTATCTCGCGGGCGAGATGCTCGACAAGCCTCCGAAGTCCAACGAGGCCGATCCATATTACCGCTACGCCCGAGCCCATTGCACAATGTGCCACGGCGAATCGGGTATCGGCGAGATGGAGGGCATGCCGGTGCTCACCGGGCAGGATCCGGCCTATCTCAGGAATGCGCTGGAGGAATATCGCAAGGGCATCCGCAAGGACCCGACCATGCGCGAGGTCGCGGGCAACCTCACACCCGCCGACGAGCAGGGCATGGCCGCCTATTTCGCGCAGTACCAATGGCTGGAGAAGCAGAAGTGA
- a CDS encoding MFS transporter, which produces MADAAPAMAPNEAGNTARPGARAMLSLVILSGIVGLNTVDRNMFGLLLPQIQRDVPISDTALGFLMGPAFVIVYSLAGVPIAWLADRTGRRTIIAAGLAFWSVVTMLTGAAQTLIHLLMARMALGVGEASNMAPTSALIGDMFRGRWRVLAMAVFSAGGPLAIMLFYPLIGWIAEHHGWRPTYPLMGAIGLVVAALTLLVVREPRRAVPGKVGQTEDGFVKSAVSILKSKSFLLLCAGGVMISINYSAVLAWLPAFMLRVHGLDAQATGALLGTYKGLLGVAATLAGGVAVTLLMQLDRRWMAWAPMLFAFGMIPAQMLLLLADNPLWWHVGLALETIGMQGITPALFALLITLLEPRVRATGAALYLLIFNLVGQSVGPLAVGMLNDGPFAALGAQAIRYSLLTAPAVIALGAILLFVLSLSMEGGKEEAHR; this is translated from the coding sequence ATGGCGGACGCAGCGCCGGCAATGGCGCCGAACGAGGCAGGAAACACCGCGCGCCCGGGCGCCCGGGCGATGCTGTCGCTGGTGATTCTCTCGGGTATCGTCGGGCTCAACACGGTCGATCGCAACATGTTCGGCCTGCTGCTGCCGCAGATCCAGCGCGACGTTCCGATTTCCGACACCGCGCTCGGCTTCTTGATGGGGCCGGCCTTCGTGATCGTCTATTCGCTGGCCGGAGTGCCGATCGCCTGGCTGGCCGACCGCACCGGCCGCCGCACCATCATCGCCGCCGGACTCGCTTTCTGGAGCGTGGTCACGATGCTGACCGGCGCGGCGCAGACCCTGATCCATTTGCTGATGGCGCGCATGGCGCTGGGAGTGGGCGAGGCAAGCAATATGGCGCCGACCTCTGCGCTGATCGGCGATATGTTCCGCGGGCGCTGGCGGGTGCTGGCGATGGCGGTATTCTCGGCCGGGGGACCACTTGCGATCATGCTGTTCTATCCGCTGATCGGCTGGATCGCCGAGCATCATGGCTGGCGCCCGACCTATCCGCTGATGGGCGCCATTGGGCTGGTGGTCGCGGCGCTGACCTTGCTGGTGGTGCGGGAGCCCCGACGCGCGGTTCCGGGCAAGGTCGGCCAGACTGAAGACGGCTTTGTCAAATCAGCCGTCAGCATCCTCAAATCGAAGAGTTTTCTGCTGCTGTGTGCAGGCGGCGTGATGATCAGCATCAATTACTCCGCGGTGCTCGCCTGGCTGCCGGCCTTCATGCTGCGGGTCCACGGGCTCGACGCACAAGCGACCGGGGCGCTGCTCGGAACCTATAAGGGCCTGCTCGGGGTGGCCGCGACCCTGGCGGGCGGCGTGGCGGTGACCCTGCTGATGCAGCTCGACCGGCGCTGGATGGCCTGGGCGCCGATGCTGTTCGCGTTCGGCATGATCCCGGCGCAGATGCTGTTGCTGCTGGCCGACAATCCGCTGTGGTGGCATGTCGGGCTCGCGCTCGAGACGATCGGAATGCAGGGCATCACCCCCGCGCTGTTCGCGCTGCTGATCACCCTGCTCGAACCGCGTGTCCGCGCGACCGGGGCGGCGCTCTATCTGCTGATCTTCAATCTCGTCGGGCAAAGCGTCGGTCCGCTCGCGGTCGGCATGCTCAACGATGGCCCCTTCGCTGCATTGGGCGCGCAAGCCATCCGCTATTCCCTGCTTACCGCCCCCGCCGTCATCGCGCTCGGGGCGATCCTGCTGTTCGTGCTCTCGCTTTCGATGGAAGGCGGAAAGGAAGAAGCCCACCGATGA